In Devosia sp. XK-2, one DNA window encodes the following:
- a CDS encoding MarR family transcriptional regulator yields the protein MAEPSNADMRTDATTSIVGYRLRRAQLRVFQKFLAVFEALKLRPAEYSVLVLIDDNPGRKQTEIAEVLGIKRANFVTLVHGLEERGLVERIPSLEDKRANALHLTTAGQRFLADAQARHAALEAEIVDRLGGTEARAQLLALLDRLI from the coding sequence ATGGCCGAACCATCAAACGCCGACATGCGCACAGACGCCACGACATCGATTGTCGGCTATCGGCTGCGTCGCGCGCAGCTCCGGGTTTTTCAGAAGTTTCTTGCGGTTTTCGAGGCCCTGAAATTGCGGCCGGCCGAATATTCCGTGCTGGTGCTGATCGATGACAATCCGGGCCGCAAGCAGACCGAGATTGCCGAAGTGCTAGGCATCAAGCGCGCCAATTTCGTCACCCTGGTGCACGGGCTGGAGGAGCGGGGCCTGGTGGAGCGCATTCCCTCGCTTGAGGACAAGCGGGCCAATGCCCTGCATTTGACGACAGCGGGGCAGCGGTTTCTGGCAGATGCCCAGGCCCGGCATGCGGCTTTGGAGGCAGAGATTGTCGACCGCCTTGGCGGGACAGAGGCCCGTGCACAATTGCTGGCGCTGCTCGACCGGCTCATCTAG
- a CDS encoding TRAP transporter small permease has product MFRDESLLGRFVVGLARSLAIAGGLVLMAMVGMIVISVIGRALLSAGLRPITGDYELVSIGMGFAVFAFMPWAHLTRSHALVSLVTDSFGAAVNRWILVITDIMMLAAAAFIAWRLYFGMMDKFAYKETTLLLRFPLSWAYVLGFIGAVVLVIVAVYVLGRSLGHAVRGESEARQAGAEI; this is encoded by the coding sequence GTGTTTAGAGACGAGTCCTTATTGGGACGCTTTGTGGTGGGGCTGGCAAGGTCACTGGCCATCGCCGGCGGTCTGGTTCTGATGGCCATGGTCGGCATGATCGTGATCAGCGTTATTGGCCGCGCCTTGCTGTCAGCGGGCCTGCGGCCCATAACGGGCGATTACGAATTGGTGTCGATCGGCATGGGTTTTGCGGTCTTCGCCTTCATGCCATGGGCGCATCTGACCCGCAGTCATGCGCTGGTCTCCCTGGTGACCGACAGCTTCGGCGCCGCCGTCAACAGATGGATCCTGGTCATTACCGACATCATGATGCTGGCGGCCGCAGCGTTTATCGCCTGGCGTCTCTATTTCGGCATGATGGACAAATTCGCCTATAAGGAAACCACGCTTCTGCTGCGCTTTCCGCTGAGCTGGGCCTATGTCCTGGGTTTCATCGGCGCGGTGGTTCTGGTCATCGTGGCGGTCTATGTGCTGGGGCGCTCCCTGGGCCATGCTGTTCGGGGCGAATCCGAAGCCCGGCAGGCGGGGGCTGAAATATGA